One genomic region from Sparus aurata chromosome 15, fSpaAur1.1, whole genome shotgun sequence encodes:
- the zc3h15 gene encoding zinc finger CCCH domain-containing protein 15, with protein sequence MPPKKPAQPAGNKKTQEKKKEKIIEDKTFGLKNKKGAKQQKFIKNVTQQVKYGQQSAKQTAAADTGKKTDKKKELDELNELFKPVVAAQKVSKGVDPKSVLCAFFKQGQCTKGDKCKFSHDLSMERKCEKRSVYVDERDEDLEKDTMDNWDEKKLEEVVNKKHGEAEKKKAKTQIVCRYFLDAIENNKYGWFWVCPGGADVCMYRHALPPGFVLKKDKKKEEKEDEISLEELIENERAALGADVTRITLETFLAWKKRKRQEKVDKAKEEMEKKKADFKAGKALVSGREVFEFRPDLIDEDDDEADDTRYANDNEEDEEEYQEEINTTEVQDIDLSRFVPQEVDHEGITVAATDRFTSRKKTQPKVTDDEEQLNGACGGAEANGLSGAEGGGEDGEDGGGDEDDDEEEAEEVPVDENLFTGEDLEELDEELNTLALED encoded by the exons ATGCCTCCGAAGAAACCCGCCCAGCCCGCGGGGAATAAAAAAActcaagagaagaagaaagagaagattATTGAG gACAAGACATTTGGCTTGAAGAACAAGAAAGGGGCCAAGCAGCAAAAGTTCATCAAGAACGTCACCCAGCAAGTCAAATATGGACAACAAAGTGCCAAACAG aCTGCCGCGGCTGACACCGGTAAGAAGACCGATAAGAAGAAGGAGTTGGATGAACTCAACGAGCTGTTTAAACCGGTAGTAGCTGCCCAGAAAGTCAGCAAAG GTGTTGACCCAAAGTCGGTGCTGTGTGCGTTCTTCAAGCAGGGCCAGTGTACTAAAGGTGACAAGTGCAAGTTCAGCCACGATTTGTCAATGGAGAGGAAATGTGAGAAGAGGAGCGTCTACGTGGACGAAAGAGATGAAGACCTGGAGAAAG ACACCATGGACAACTGGGATGAAAAGAAGCTGGAGGAGGTCGTCAACAAAAAACACGGAGAGGCCGAGAAGAAGAAAGCCAAAACACAAATT GTGTGCAGGTACTTCCTGGACGCCATAGAGAATAATAAGTACGGTTGGTTCTGGGTGTGTCCGGGGGGCGCCGACGTCTGTATGTACCGACACGCCCTGCCGCCGGGCTTTGTActgaaaaaagacaagaagaaggaggagaaggaggatgaAATCTCGCTGGaggaactgatagaaaatgag CGCGCCGCTCTGGGTGCTGATGTCACTCGGATCACCTTGGAGACTTTCCTGGCttggaagaagaggaaaaggcaGGAGAAG GTGGACAAAGcgaaggaggagatggagaagaagaaggctgACTTCAAGGCTGGAAAAGCACTA GTGAGTGGCCGTGAGGTGTTCGAGTTCCGTCCAGATTTGATCGACGAAGACGACGATGAAGCCGATGACACTCGATACGCCAACGATaatgaggaggacgaggaagaaTATCAGGAAGAG ATTAATACAACAGAAGTCCAGGATATCGACTTATCCCGATTTGTTCCACAAGAAGTTGACCACGAAGGCATTACCGTAGCAGCCACGGACCGATTCACGTCTCGAAAGAAGACTCAGCCGAAAGTAACAGACGACG AGGAGCAGCTGAACGGAGCTTGCGGTGGCGCCGAGGCCAACGGGCTTTCGGGAGCGGAGGGAGGCGGGGAGGACGGAGAGGATGGGGGAGGGGATGAAGACGACGacgaggaggaagcggaggaggTTCCGGTGGACGAGAACCTGTTCACGGGAGAAGATCTTGAGGAGCTCGACGAGGAGCTCAACACACTGGCGCTGGAGGACTGA